In Dethiobacter alkaliphilus AHT 1, the genomic window GAAATGAAAACTCTTTCTGCCTTTACTGCCAGAAAAGCACGGACCGAGAAGAAGAAACTGAAAATATACCGGGCTTTGGCCCTTTTGACAATCTGGATGTTGATTATGGCTTTTACTTTCTTTCAGGGTAATGTTGCTATGGGGGAAGTAGAAGAGCCCCAAACCGTGGTGGTATCCGCAGGAGATACTTTATGGTCTTTGGCTAAAATACATGCACCGGGCCGTGACATTCGCAGCTATATTGAGCAGATCCGCCAGGCAAACCAGCTCTCCGGCTCCGTTTTGCATCCCGGCCAAGAGCTGATTCTCCCCTGATAATAATTTTTTCACTCCCGGTCATGCTATTAACAAAACCTGCGGGGGTGATAATATGTCCGAACATGAAATACCCTGGCATGAAGGAGATATTTTCCACGACAAACTGGATGCCTATCCATTGTATGATTATTTCCCGTTGGAAAAGAAAGCCCCAGAGAAAAAAACAGCAGATTCCAAAATTGAATCATACCTAAAAAAGACCGATTGGCACTAAGCCAATCGGTTTTTTTGTACTTTTTATTTTACATCACAGCCGCAGCCGTTAGTATGGCCGTTGCCATTCATATGACAAATGGAAAGCAGTTTATTGACACCGTTTAAATAAGCCCTGACGGATGCTTCAATGATATCGGTGGAGGTTCCCCGGCCCACAATATTTTTGTCCTGATACTGAATCATGATGGACACCTCACCCAAAGCATCTCGACCTTCGGTGACGCCGCGCAGGTTATAGGTCTCCAGGCGGGGTTCGATACCGGTAATTTTATCAATAGCATTATAGGCGGCATCGATGGGCCCGGCACCGCAGTCGGTTTCCACAAAAATTTCGTCGTCTTTTTTCAGCTTCACCACCGCCGCCGGAATGCTGCGGGAGCCGCTCACCGTTTGCAGGTACTCGAGGGAATAGGTGGGGGCAGCATAGGCCAGACGGTCTGCCATCAACGCTTCCAGATCTTCACGGAATACTTCTTTTTTCTTGTCGGCCAGCTCCAGAAATGCCTCAAAGAATTGGGCAAACTCCGTTTCTTCCAGCACAAAGCCCATTTCCTGCAGTTCATTTTTCACCGCGTGGCGTCCGGAACGGGCGGTGAGCACCATTTGCGCCGCCTTACCACCAATTAATTCGGCATTGATAATTTCATAGGTGGACAGGTTTTTAAGCACTCCGTCCTGGTGAATTCCGGAAGAGTGGGCAAAGGCATTGATACCAATGACCGCTTTGTTAACGGGAATGGGAATACCGGTAAGGTTTGAGACAAGGCGGCTGGTCTTATAGATCTCATCCAGTTGGACATCGGTGCGGTAGTCCTGGAAGTAGTCTTTGCGGATTACCAGCCCGGTTACGATTTCTTCCAGAGCAGCATTGCCCGCCCGTTCGCCGATGCCGTTAATATTACATTCCACCTGGCGCGCTCCGTATTTGATTGCTTCCAGGGAATTGGCCACCGCCAGGCCCAAATCGTTATGGCAATGCACACTGACTATTGCTTTATCGATATTTGGTACCCGGTTCATGATATTGCTGATCATGGCACCGTATTCTTCCGGCACTGCATAACCTACTGTGTCGGGCAGGTTAATAACGGTGGCTCCGGCATTAATCACCGCCTCAATAACGCGGCACATATAATCCAGGTCGCTGCGTGTGGCATCTTCTAAAGAATACTGCACATCCGCAGTATAGCGCTTGGCATACCTGACCGCTTCCACACCCATTTCCAGCAGTGTTTGCGGGTCCTTTTGCAATTTATATTTCATATGGATATCGGAGGAACCAAGAAAAGTATGAATCCGGGGACGTTCCGCATCTTTAATGGCTTCCCAGACCGCATCGATGTCGCCCTGTATTGTACGGGCCAGAGCCGTAATAATGGGACCTTTTACCTGCTGGGCAATACTTTGTACTGCTTTAAACTCGCCGGGAGAAGAGACGGGGAAGCCGCACTCAATCACATCCACATTCAGCTTAGCCAACTGCTTGGCAATCTTTAGTTTCTCTTTGCGGTTAAGCCGTGCGCCGGGAGTTTGTTCCCCGTCACGGAGCGTAGAATCGAAAATCATAATTTTTTCAGTCATAACAATTCCTCCTGCTCATAAAATGATTGATGTAACTAAAAAAAACCTTCGCCGTTTAGAGGCGAAAGGTTTCCGCGGTACCACTCTACTAAGCACGCAGTAATGCTGCGCACCCACTCAAGCCCTTAACGCGGGATGACGGCCAGATCTACTAGTTTCCGTTCGGCTGGCACTCAGGGGGGAGTTTCTGTCCGGTCTTCGGTCCGCCTCGCACCATCCGGCGGCTCTCTGCTCTCCAGAGCCCGACATACTTGCCCCGTCATTGCTTTGTGTCTTTGATTTAAACTTAATAATAACAAATTCAGGAGAAAAGTCAAATGTTTTTTTTATTTAGAAAGAAAAAAAGTATCTAACAGGTGTTTCTTAACAAAGAATTGCATTTACCTGCCTGAGCAAGGAGAAAGTGGAAAATTCAGCGAATTTAACAGTATTGGGCCAGGCAACAAAAGGGGGGTCCGAAAATGACGGCATGCCAACATATCCGGGAAAATGCAATGCATTTGATGGTGCAGACTCCATATACGCTCTTTGCTTACTGGGATGTTACACCGGAATATCTGGAGTTGGCCAAATCATCATTGCCCGGTGAGCATTTTGGTCTGCAAATTCGACTTGTGCGCGAGACAGCAGAAGGGGCAGAGATAGCAGATACCCTGTCTATCCCTTCACAGGAGATAAAAGGAAGAACTTATTTCTCCCGGCAAAACCCCTATAACGCTTACTATGCTGAGCTGGGCCTGTCTTATCAGGGCGGTTTTTTTACCCTGCTTCGTTCCGCCCCGGTGATTACTCCACCGGCAGGTAAAGCCACAAAGCATCTGATGCCTAAATCAACCACTGAAAGCCACCGCAAGGATACGTCCGGTTCGCAGCTTGTGCCCGACTCCTTGCCCTTTGCTTATTCTCCCGCAGAAAATAAAGGCTCGCGAGGTGATTAAATGTCAAAGGGCTATGTAAATTTAGTATTGCATGCACATTTACCGTTTGTCTATGCTGCAGGAAACCGACATCATCTGGAAGAGCGTTGGTTTTTTGAAGCCTTGACTGAATCATATTTACCCCTTTTACTTTCACTGGATCGACTCAGCGAAGACCGGGTGCCTTTTGCGCTTACCCTGTCACTTTCACCTTCTCTTTTGGCCATGCTGGACCACCCGGTTTTGGCCCGGCGCTACGAAGATTACCTGCAGCGTCTCATCCGCCTGGCAGAACAGGAAACCATACGCACCCGCAGCATGGAAGAGTATCATCACCTTGCCCGTTTTTATCTTGACCGTCTGCAGAAAATCCACCGGGCCTACACAGTCACCTATAACTGCGACCTGACATCTGCTTTTGCCCGGCTTTGCCGGACTGAAAAACTGGAGCTGATTACCACCTGTGCCACGCACGGATACCTGCCACTGCTCAAAACACCGGAGGCTGTCCGGGCTCAGGTAGGAATAGGCCTGGAAGCCTTTGCTACCCGTTTCGGTTTTTATCCCCGGGGAATCTGGTTGCCCGAATGCGGTTATTTCTCCGGGCTGGACCACATCCTGGCTGAAAAAAACGTGGAGTATTGTTTTGTGGATACCCACGGCGTACAAAACGCCTGGCCCACTCCCAGACATGATGTATATGCTCCGGTCCAGACTGCAGCGGGAGTTGCTGTTTTTGCCCGGGATCCGGAAACATCTTCTCAGGTTTGGAGCCTTCACTCCGGTTATCCCGGTGATGAGAACTACCGGGAGTATTACCGCGATATCGGTTTTGAACTGGATGAGGACTATATTAAACAGTACCTGCCTTATCCTGTCCGGGTAAATACCGGGATGAAATATTGGCGCGTCACCGGAGGTGAGGGCCCCAAAGAGCCCTATAACCCCCACAGAGCGCAACAAAAGGCTCTGGAGCACGCGCAAAACTTTCACTTTAACCGGGAGCGGCAAATCGAATATCTACAAAACGAAGGTAATCAATCTCCTGTGGTTACCGCTCCCTATGATGCTGAGCTATTTGGTCACTGGTGGTTTGAAGGCCCTGATTTTCTGGAGCAGTTATTTCGCCACGCTGCAGAACATCAGGATGTTTATACTTTTACCACCCCCTCGGGCTATATAGATGCCCACGGCAGCGGTTCCCGGGCGGAACTTACCCATTCCAGCTGGGGGGAAGGGGGCTACAGTCAGGTTTGGCTCAATCCCAAAAATGACTGGCTCTACCCGCCGGCGCATCAGGCAGAAACATGCCTGATTCGCCAAGCCACCGCTCACCCCGACCCCGATGATGCTCAAAAAAGGGCTTTAACCCAGATGGGTCGGGAACTTTTGTTGGTACAAAGCTCTGACTGGGCCTTTATGCTCAATGCAGGTACCACAGACAACTATGCCCGCAGCCGCTTTAACTGTCACCTGGAAAACTTCCGGCGTTTAGACCATATGCTCTCCGAAGGCAGGGTTCTCCTTGATGAGGTCACCGCCATGGAAACAGACGCATCCGGCCTTTTTCCCGGCATGCATACCAGAGCCTATGCGCCGGAACCTCTGACTTCAGCGGCAAATTTAAGTGAAAATCCGGCCACGCTCATGCTGTCCTGGGAGTATCCGCCGCAAATTATGGGCGGGTTGGCCAGGCATGTTGACGATCTCAGCCAGACACTGTGTGAAATGAATCAGCCGGTTTCGGTGCTTACTTCCCACGCCGGCGATATGCCGGCTCAGGAGATAAACGGCGGAGTACAGGTCTATCGGGTAGCTCCTTATCAACGGGCCGGAGAAGAAATAGATTTTCATGACTGGGTCATGCAGTTAAACCTGGTATTCTTTAACTTCGCCCAACACATTGTTCCGGCCAACCAATTTGCCGTTCTCCACGCCCATGACTGGCTGGTGGGCACCGCGGCATTAGGCATGAAACGCTTTTGGCGCCTGCCCCTGGTTGCCACTATCCATGCCACAGAATACGGCAGAAACGGCGGACTGTTTACCCCGCTGCAAAAACAAATCCACCAACACGAGCAAAAACTGGTGGACGGGGCAGACCGGGTTATCTGCTGCAGCGAATATATGGCTCGGGAAGTATGCCGCCTTTTTGATGCACCTGCGGAAAAGATAACGGTCATCGAAAACGGTGTTATGCAGGAAAAGGTGGCCGCCAAACCCTTTTCCCGCCTGGAGCGGCAGCAATACGCCCGTGAGGATGAAGCAATTATCTTTTTTGTGGGGCGGCTGGTCCGGGAAAAGGGGGTAGAGGTACTTCTGCGTGCTCTGCCCGCCGTCTTTGCCGCTCATCCCAAAACACGGGCTGTCATCAGCGGCAAAGGCCCCATGCTGGAGTCGCTAAAACAGCAGGCCAAGGATCTGGGCATTGCCGCCAAAGTTACCTTCACCGGCTTTATCACCGACACGGAGCGAAATCGTCTTTTGGCTGCCGCAGACATTGCCGTCTTTCCCAGCCTTTACGAGCCGTTTGGCATTGTGGCGCTGGAAGCCATGATTGCTGAAACTCCTGTGGTGGTCTCCGATGTGGGCGGCATGGGGGAAGTGGTCATTGACGGAGTAGACGGCCTGAAATGCCCCCCCGGCAATACCAAAGCCCTGTCTTCCTGTATACGCACTTTACTGGAAGACAAAAAGCTTTCTGCCAGGCTGGCCAAACAGGGCAAAGAAAAAGCCACCACCACATTTTCCTGGGATACGCTGGCGCAAAAAACAAAACAGGTCTACCGGGAGGTCTGGGAAGCAGCCAGACTGCCCGAGCCGCAGAGCAAGGAGGAGGATTATGCCACGTCCACTGGTACTGGGTAACGGCCAAATGCTGATAAACTTTGACAGCTCTTTAAATATCCGTGACTTGTATTTTCCCTATGTGGGGCAACTTAATCATGTGGGAGGCCACTACTGCTCCTTTGGAATCTGGGCGGACGGACGCTTTGCCTGGTGCTACGACAAGAACTGGGAAAAAACCATTGGCTACAAGCATGAGTCTCTGGTCAGCGAAGTCAGTGCCCGCCATGATAAACTGGAAATAGAGCTATACATCAATGATGCGGTGCACTTTACCGACAACATCTATCTGAAACGGATGACGGTAAAAAATAAGGCCGCTAAAAAAAGGGAAATTCGCATCTTTTTTACCCATGACTTTTCCATCGATGAAAGTGAAGTAGGCGATACCGCCGTCTATAATCCGGAAATTCCCGCCATTTACCACTACAAACGGAATCGCTACTTTTTGGCCAACGGCAGAGCTGACGGCCAGCTGATCTATGAATTTGCCACCGGCATAAAACGCTTCGGTGGAGCGGAAGGAACCTGGCGGGATGCCGAGGACGGCCGGTTAGCCAATAACCCCATCGCTCAGGGTTCAGTGGACAGCACCATTTCTTTTCGGATGTTTTTGGATGCCGGAGAAGAAAAAACGTTATATTATTGGCTGGTTGTGGGCAGAAACTATCAAGAGGTCCGGGACCTGGATAAGTATGTGGTGGACCGTACCCCGGCCCGCCTGCTGGAGCGAATTGAAACATACATGGCCAACTGGGTCAACAAACAAGACACCCACTTTGCCAATCTGCCACAGAATGTGGTAGACCAATACAAACGCAGCCTGTTGATTACCAGCACACAAATTGACCGCAACATGGGAGCCATCATCGCCGCCAATGATTCAGATATTATCCAGTTTAACCGTGACCATTACAGCTACATGTGGCCTCGAGACGGAGCCCTGGTAGCCATGGCTGCCATCCAGGCCGGTTACCCTGAGCTTGTCACCCAGTTTTTCTATTTCTGCGAAAACTCCATCACCGATAAAGGGTTTTTGCTGCATAAATATAACCCCGACGGGTCGGTGGGTTCATCATGGCATCCGTGGGTGGAACACGGACGGGCACAACTGCCCATCCAGGAAGACGAAACCGCCCTTGTAATCTGTGCCCTGTGGGAATATTATCAGAAACAGAAGAATTTAAACTTTGTCCAGTTCTGTTACCGCGGTTTTGTAAAACCTGCCGCCGATTTTATGATGAACTACATCGATGACGAGCTGGAGCTTCCCTTACCCAGCTATGATTTATGGGAAGAGAGAAGGGGGGTCTTTACATACACCGCAGCCACTGTTTACGCAGCACTTCAAGCCGCCTCCCGCTTTGCCGATATCCTGGGCGAGGAAGAAAAATGCCATGCCTACGCAGAAGCGGCCCGCAAACTGCATAAAGCCATCATGACTCATCTTTACGATGAAGATCTGGGCCGATTTATCCGGGGCTATCTTGTTAAACCCGACGGAACTTTGCAAAAAGACAGTACCTTGGAAAGTTCCCTGTGGGCGCTCTTTGCTTTTGAAGTGTTAGAACCCGACGATAATCGCCTAATCAATACGATGGAGGCCATTGAAAAGGGTTTATGGGTAAAAACAGAAGTTGGCGGCATTGCCCGCTATACAGATGATTATTACTTCCAAAAGTCCCGGGAGATTGAAACGGTTCCCGGCAATCCCTGGATTATCTGTACCCTATGGCTGGCTCAATGGCATATTGCCAAAGCCAAAACCACCGAAGATCTGGAACAGGCGGTGGAGCTGTTGTCCTGGGCTGACCGCTGGTCGCTTTCCTCCGGAGTACTCTCAGAGCAACTGCATCCTTACAACGGTTCACCGGTGTCTGTGGCACCCCTGACCTGGTCCCATGCCACCTATGTTGCCACCGTAGGTGCTTACCTGAAAAAATATGAGGAACTAACCGATATCACCTGTCAATGGTAAATCCATATTAAACGGAGAAAAAATATGACCAACAACTTATATGCCGCCATAGATCTGGGCGGCACCAAAATCTACTCTGTTTTGGCCGACAGTAAGGGAGACATCCTGGCCCACACAAGACTGGAAACCCGTGCCCGTGAAGGGTCGGAAACAGTAATGGATCAGATGGTATCCTCTGTTGACCAACTCCTGGAGAAGTCCGGCGGGAAAAAAGAACAACTAGCCAAGATAGGTGTGTGCATTGCCGGCTTCTATGACTGGGAAAAGCGCCTGTTAATCCATTCGCCCAATATGGCCGGCTGGTCCGATGTGGATGTGGAAAGCCGGCTGCAGGACAAGCTGGGTATCCCGGTTATTGCCGAAAACGATGCCAATGCGGCGGCTCTGGGAGAATCACGCCGCGGCGCGGGGCAGGGAAGCGGTGACATGGTTTTTATCACAGTAAGTACCGGCATCGGGGCCGGTCTAATAACAGACGGCAAGATATACCGCGGTAGCCGGGGGTTTGCCGGTGAAGCAGGCCATATGGTGGTTAAACCGGACGGGCCACTTTGCGGCTGCGGCCGCCGCGGCTGCCTGGAAACAGTGGCTTCCGGCACAGCAATTGCCCGCATTGCCAATGAACAAATGCAAAACGGCCGCAAAACTATCTTATCCGAAATTACAGCACAAAACAGCAAGGTCACAGCTCCCGATGTGTTTGCCGCAGCCAAAAAGAAAGACCCTTTGGCTCAGGAAGTACTGCAGGGAGCCATACATTATCTGGGTATAGGACTTGTGAACCTGGTTAACCTCTTAAATCCGCAGGTAATAGTAATTGGCGGCGGCGTGGCAGAAGCCGGAGACGACCTGTTTGTGCCCCTGCGACAAATTATTGCCGAACATGCAGTTCCGCCGGCAGCCGCATCCGTAACGCTACGTAAAGCAGAACTGGGCGTGGAAGCGGGAGTAGCCGGCATGCTCTGCCTGCTGACAGAATCAAAGGCTTTGGGGGAGGGAGAATAGATGAGATTTGGACCAAATCTGGCGGGAGACTGGGAAAAAGGCGCTGAAAAGGAATGGCTCTTAACAAATGGCTTAGGTGATTATGCCGGAGGCACCATTGCCGGCACCAATACCCGTCGTTATCACGGCCTCTTAATCGCCAGTCCTCCCACCGGCGGCGGGCGCCGTTTATTTGTCAGCAAAGTACAGGAAGAATTAACGGTGGAAGGCAAAACTTATTATTTGGCGGCCAATGAACTGGCAGACGGGTACCGCCAAAACGGCAATATACATTTAGTGGAATTTATCCTGGAGCCAATTCCCACCTTCGTATATCGCCTGGAAGACATTTACCTCATAAAAGAGCTGTTTATGGTTCACGGCGAAGCCACCACCATTGTCCGTTATAAGCTGGAGGCCAACCGACCCTGCAGCTTGCGAATTTACCCTCTGGTAAACGATCGTTCCCATCATAGTGTAAATGACAGCCCGTCCTGGCCCTTTGATAAAAAAATTGAAAAGACATGCGTCCATGTCAACTCACCGGATGGCCCCACCGTTACCCTGGAAGCCACAACCGGAGTGTTTAAGGAAATGTATGCCTGGTTCCATAACATGTGCTACCCCCATGAGAAGGAAAGGGGGGAGGAGCACCTGGAACATCACTTTATACCCGGATTCTGGGAGATGGAGTTTGAGTCCGGCGGAGAATTTGCCCTGTCTGCCTCACTTCACGGGTCCCGTGTGGAACAGTACAACCAGCTATACGAAAAAGAAATCAATAGACGCAAAGAGGTTACCGCCCGGGTTCGCACACAAAAACCTCTTTGTCGCGAACTGGCACGCGCCGGTGATAAATTTATTGTCAAAAAAAATGGAGAAACCGGCATTATTGCCGGCTATCCGTGGTTTGATGAATGGGGCCGTGATACGTTCATTTCTCTGCCCGGTTTACTGCTGGTAACGGGGATGTACGAAGAGGCCCGGCAAGTACTGGCCAAATATGCCCGCTATGAACAAAACGGACTGATGCCCAATTTTATCCCCGATGACGGGGGAGAACCGCAATATAACACTGTAGATGCGTCCCTTTGGTATATCCAGGCCGTAAAAAGCTACCTGGATTATACCGGAGACATGTCCTTTATTAAAACAGAAATTTATCCCATCCTCAAAAAAATAATCCAAAGCTACCGGGTGGGTACAGACTACGGCATTGTCATGGATGCCGACGGCCTGATTACCGCTGGTGAAAAAGGGGTTCAGCTAACCTGGATGGATGCCAAGGTGGGAGAATGGGTAGTGACACCGCGCCACGGCAAGGCAGTAGAGATAAATGCTCTGTGGTATAACGCTCTTTATTTCATGACCCTTTTGGCCGGCTGCATCGGAGATCAGGATGCTCGTAAGCTTTACGGTGAACTGGCTCTGCGCGTCCAGGAAAAATTCCCCACCACGTTCTGGTGTGTTCGTCATGATTACCTGGCCGATGTGGTCTTTCGCGGTGAAAGGGATGAACGGCTGCGGCCAAACCAGATTTTTGCCTTAAGCCTGCCGTACCGCTTACTCTCCACCCGGCAGGAAAAACAGGTTTTAAACGCCGTTGGCCGTCATCTCTACACTCCCTTTGGCCTGCGCACCTTAGCGCCTTACGAGACAGATTACCGCCCCGGATACTTTGGCGACAGGCTCAGCAGAGACGGCGCTTATCACCAGGGCACTGCCTGGGCATGGCTCATCGGCCCTTACGTGTCAGCGTACCGACGCGTACACAAATACTCCAGGCCTTCCCGTAAAGTAGCTACACGTATGCTGGCCCCGTTTTTTCACCACCTCTTTGACTTTGGCCTGGCTTCCATTGCAGAAATCTATGACGGAGAGCACCCCCACACACCCCGCGGCTGCCCGTATCAGGCCTGGAGCGTAGCCGAGCTGTTACGCGTCTACGTCCAGGAAGTACTGGAGAAGCGCCCCAAACCCCAGTGGGTGTGTGAAACTAATATTCAGTCATAATCCTTTTCACCCCAGGATAATTGTGATAATATTTGATATAGACAGAAATTTATCACAATTTGGAGGAGACATTCTTGGGAGAACTTCTGGCACTGCTGGGTGGCTTCTTTTTTAGTTCCAGCAATCTGATGGCCCGTCAGGGCATGAAAACCATGGAAAGAAACGGCGGCCAGCTGGTTACGCTGCTGATGACAAATACGGTCAACATCATTGCCTTACTGATTCTTGTTCTTTTATCGGCGTTGCCGCAGCTGACATTCTGGGGACTGTTTTATTTTGGCCTGGCAGGAGTATTTACCACCTTTGCCGGGCGCTTTTTCCTGTTTGCCTCAATTGAGCGCATCGGCGCTACCCGTGCCGGCCTCTTTAAAGTGTCGGCACCGATGTTTACCATCTTTTTGGGCATTACCATTCTGGGGGACCGACTAACCCCCACAGACTTCATCGGTTCTGCGGTGGTGCTTTCCGGCCTTTATATCTTATCTGCGTCTAAAGATATGAAAGCGCCTTCTGCCAACATCGGTATTGTTCCGGCAGAGGTAGCAAAAACCAGAGAAAAGCCCTTTGCTCTGGACATGGGAGTAATTTTCGGTGTGCTTTCCGGACTATCTCTCAGCGTGGGCCATATATTGCGCCAATTGGGAATGCGCCAAATCGGCTCGCCCATCGTCGGTGTGGCGGCAGGGACAGTAGTATCTTTGCTCTGCATCATCATCTACATGCTAATAAAAAACCGCGGTGATTTCGAAAACATAACTGCTTCCGCCAAGCAGGCACTTTGCTTTAAAAAAGAGTGCCGCGGCTACCTGTGGTGCGGCTTCTTCAACACCCTGGCACAATACCTGTTTTTTGCTTCACTGCTCTATACCAGCGTATCCATCGCCAACATCCTCATCTCCACAGAAGCACTGTTTAACCTACTGCTGGTGGCACTATTTTTCCGCTCCGACGAACCGCTGTCACCACGTCTTATTTTTATCTCCCTGTTTATCCTGGCAGGTGTGGTTTTGGTAATTCTATAAATCCGGCTGCGGCCGGTTTTTTATTTACTCTGCACAAGCTGCGCAATACCTTCAGAAGATTAATAAAGCCGACACCTACAGGTGCCGGCTTTATGTTTAGAAGGCAAAGATCACAGGTAACCAGAAGTAAGCAAATAACGTAATCACCGCTATCCCCAGGATGTTTAGCCAGGAGCCGGCCTTTACCATTTGGGGAATGGTAATGTAGCCGCTACCAAAGATTACTGCGTTTGGTGGTGTGGCCACCGGCAGCATAAACGCATATGAGGCTGCGGTAGCTGCGGTAATCATTAAAGCAAAAGGATGAATGGCCATGGCAGCAGCCATTGCCGCCATAATGGGCATCATCATGGAAGTGGTGGCGGTGTTGGAGGTGATTTCCGTCAGATAAATTACCAGAGCCACAACTGCCAGCACAATCCAAATCATTTGTGCACCTTCAAGAACAGAGAGCTGCATGCCGATCCACTCAGCCAGACCTGAATTTGTAAATCCGGCTGCGATGGCAAGGCCGCCCCCAAACAATAACAGGATACCCCAGGGAACCTTAACGGCCGTATGCCAGTCGTTTAAAAACTCTCCTTTTTTCAGGTTAACGGGAATAAGGAAGGTGATAATAGCCCCTAAAATAGCTATCAGCGCATCATTTATCATGGGGAAATAGTTCTCCAGAACAAAGGAGCGACTAATCCAGGCCAGTGCCACAAAGAGAAACACTGCGCCCACCATTTTTTCTTCTCTGGAGATTATGCCAAGCTCGGCCTGTTCCTTACGAATAACTTCACGGCCCCCGGGAATCTCTTTAAGTTTGGTGGGATACGCAACCCGGGTCATGTACAGCCAGGCCAAAACCATGAAAATTATAGAAATGGGCATTCCATAAGCCATCCACTGGGCAAAACCAATGGTCACGCCAAACATTTCCTCAGCTGCTCCGGCAAAGATAATGTTGGGGGGAGTACCAATAAGGGTGGCAACACCGCCGATGGATGCAGAATAGCCGATACAAAGCATCAGGCAGGTACCGAAATTAAACTTACCCTTACGGACATCAATTCCCTCAATACCCTGCTCCTGGACCAACGTAGCCACCTGCAAAATCACAGCAAGACCAATGGGTAGCATCATCATGGTGGTGGCGGTATTGGAAATCCACATGGACAGAAAACCGGTAGCGGCCATAAAGCCCAGAATAAGCCGGTTGGGGCTGGTGCCGATAAAATTAATAATTGCCAGAGCAATACGGCAGTGCAGATTCCATTTTTCCATGCACACCGCAATCATAAAACCACCCATGAACAAAAACACATTAGGGTTAGCATACGGTGCAGTGGTTTCTCCCACAGCCATGGCACCGGTTAATGGAAAGAGTACAATAGGAAGAAGGGAAGTTACAGGAATGGGAATAGCCTCGGTAATCCACCAGGTGGCAATCCAGGCGGTACTGGCCAGAACACGCTGTGCGTCCACACTCATACCTTCTGGGGTGGGCATCACTAAGAAGATTATAAAGAGCAGAGGACCTAAGAAAAGTCCGATTCTTTGGCGTGGTCCGTAATCATGACTTACATCCATTCCTTCTTT contains:
- a CDS encoding LysM peptidoglycan-binding domain-containing protein, which produces MKTLSAFTARKARTEKKKLKIYRALALLTIWMLIMAFTFFQGNVAMGEVEEPQTVVVSAGDTLWSLAKIHAPGRDIRSYIEQIRQANQLSGSVLHPGQELILP
- a CDS encoding 2-isopropylmalate synthase; translated protein: MTEKIMIFDSTLRDGEQTPGARLNRKEKLKIAKQLAKLNVDVIECGFPVSSPGEFKAVQSIAQQVKGPIITALARTIQGDIDAVWEAIKDAERPRIHTFLGSSDIHMKYKLQKDPQTLLEMGVEAVRYAKRYTADVQYSLEDATRSDLDYMCRVIEAVINAGATVINLPDTVGYAVPEEYGAMISNIMNRVPNIDKAIVSVHCHNDLGLAVANSLEAIKYGARQVECNINGIGERAGNAALEEIVTGLVIRKDYFQDYRTDVQLDEIYKTSRLVSNLTGIPIPVNKAVIGINAFAHSSGIHQDGVLKNLSTYEIINAELIGGKAAQMVLTARSGRHAVKNELQEMGFVLEETEFAQFFEAFLELADKKKEVFREDLEALMADRLAYAAPTYSLEYLQTVSGSRSIPAAVVKLKKDDEIFVETDCGAGPIDAAYNAIDKITGIEPRLETYNLRGVTEGRDALGEVSIMIQYQDKNIVGRGTSTDIIEASVRAYLNGVNKLLSICHMNGNGHTNGCGCDVK
- a CDS encoding DUF4912 domain-containing protein — encoded protein: MTACQHIRENAMHLMVQTPYTLFAYWDVTPEYLELAKSSLPGEHFGLQIRLVRETAEGAEIADTLSIPSQEIKGRTYFSRQNPYNAYYAELGLSYQGGFFTLLRSAPVITPPAGKATKHLMPKSTTESHRKDTSGSQLVPDSLPFAYSPAENKGSRGD
- a CDS encoding 1,4-alpha-glucan branching protein domain-containing protein, whose amino-acid sequence is MSKGYVNLVLHAHLPFVYAAGNRHHLEERWFFEALTESYLPLLLSLDRLSEDRVPFALTLSLSPSLLAMLDHPVLARRYEDYLQRLIRLAEQETIRTRSMEEYHHLARFYLDRLQKIHRAYTVTYNCDLTSAFARLCRTEKLELITTCATHGYLPLLKTPEAVRAQVGIGLEAFATRFGFYPRGIWLPECGYFSGLDHILAEKNVEYCFVDTHGVQNAWPTPRHDVYAPVQTAAGVAVFARDPETSSQVWSLHSGYPGDENYREYYRDIGFELDEDYIKQYLPYPVRVNTGMKYWRVTGGEGPKEPYNPHRAQQKALEHAQNFHFNRERQIEYLQNEGNQSPVVTAPYDAELFGHWWFEGPDFLEQLFRHAAEHQDVYTFTTPSGYIDAHGSGSRAELTHSSWGEGGYSQVWLNPKNDWLYPPAHQAETCLIRQATAHPDPDDAQKRALTQMGRELLLVQSSDWAFMLNAGTTDNYARSRFNCHLENFRRLDHMLSEGRVLLDEVTAMETDASGLFPGMHTRAYAPEPLTSAANLSENPATLMLSWEYPPQIMGGLARHVDDLSQTLCEMNQPVSVLTSHAGDMPAQEINGGVQVYRVAPYQRAGEEIDFHDWVMQLNLVFFNFAQHIVPANQFAVLHAHDWLVGTAALGMKRFWRLPLVATIHATEYGRNGGLFTPLQKQIHQHEQKLVDGADRVICCSEYMAREVCRLFDAPAEKITVIENGVMQEKVAAKPFSRLERQQYAREDEAIIFFVGRLVREKGVEVLLRALPAVFAAHPKTRAVISGKGPMLESLKQQAKDLGIAAKVTFTGFITDTERNRLLAAADIAVFPSLYEPFGIVALEAMIAETPVVVSDVGGMGEVVIDGVDGLKCPPGNTKALSSCIRTLLEDKKLSARLAKQGKEKATTTFSWDTLAQKTKQVYREVWEAARLPEPQSKEEDYATSTGTG